Within the Desulfurella sp. genome, the region TTTTAAGGCACTTTTGCAAAAATAAATTGACATAAGAATTAAAAGCAGTAGATTAAAATTAAGGAGGTTGAACTATGGAAAAACTTATAAATATCAAAATAGAAAAACTTCCAGAAGGTTTTTATCTTGCAACATCTGATGATATTCAAGGTCTTATTGCCCAAGGCAGAACAATTGAGGAAACTATTGAAATAGCAAGAGATGTAGCTAAAAAATTGATAGAGCTTCAAAATAAAGATTTTAGCGAAGAAGAAATTGTTTACAACAATCTTCAAATCCCAATTATTGTAGGTTTATAAGTAGTGGGTAGATTGTCTGGTTTTAAATATAGAGATGTTGTAAAAAGATTAAAAAAGTTTGGTTTTGAGTTTGCAAGACAGGCAGCTGGCAGTCACGAAATCTGGTATAATCCAAAAACAAACAAATATACAACAATTCCAAATCATCCAGGAGATGTCCCTGAAGGCACTTTAAAAGCTATACTTAAACAAGCTGATATAAAAATTGAAGAGTTTATAGAAAGTTGAAATTACGCTTT harbors:
- a CDS encoding type II toxin-antitoxin system HicA family toxin, whose amino-acid sequence is MGRLSGFKYRDVVKRLKKFGFEFARQAAGSHEIWYNPKTNKYTTIPNHPGDVPEGTLKAILKQADIKIEEFIES